A window of Pseudomonadota bacterium contains these coding sequences:
- a CDS encoding MoxR family ATPase has protein sequence MSQQTDIDTASARIQQLREGIEQQIVGHHDIIDGVLAALLAGGHVLLEGVPGLGKTLLVKTLGHCMDLQFSRVQFTPDLMPADIIGTQMVAQDEHGQRHFRFQQGPVFTQLLLADEVNRGTPKTQSALLEAMEEHHVSVGNEVHTLQQPFMVLATQNPIEMEGTYPLPEAQLDRFMLKLVARFPDIADLSVIVERATGAAAEPPAAVLDADTLMQLRQLTRSIVVADHVKDYALRLVTATHPESADAPEVTRRYVRHGASPRGALSVILMAKARALMEGRLNISFDDIKASCHSTLRHRIVPSFEAEAEGITPDAVIDAIVEAIPLTQGD, from the coding sequence ATGAGCCAGCAAACAGACATCGACACCGCCAGCGCCCGCATTCAGCAATTGCGCGAGGGCATCGAGCAACAGATCGTCGGACACCACGACATCATCGACGGTGTCCTGGCTGCCCTGCTGGCCGGGGGCCACGTGCTGCTCGAAGGCGTGCCCGGCCTCGGCAAGACCCTGCTCGTGAAAACGCTCGGCCATTGCATGGACTTGCAGTTTTCCAGGGTGCAGTTCACACCGGACCTGATGCCGGCCGACATCATCGGCACGCAGATGGTGGCGCAGGACGAGCACGGCCAACGCCACTTTCGCTTTCAACAGGGCCCGGTGTTCACGCAGTTGCTGCTGGCCGACGAAGTGAACCGTGGCACACCCAAGACCCAGTCGGCCCTGCTCGAAGCGATGGAGGAACACCACGTCAGCGTCGGCAACGAAGTGCACACACTGCAGCAGCCCTTCATGGTGCTGGCGACGCAGAACCCGATCGAGATGGAAGGCACCTACCCTCTGCCGGAAGCCCAGCTCGACCGCTTCATGCTGAAGCTGGTGGCCCGGTTTCCGGATATCGCCGACTTGTCCGTCATTGTGGAGCGGGCCACCGGCGCAGCGGCGGAGCCACCCGCAGCGGTGCTCGACGCCGACACGCTGATGCAGCTGCGGCAGCTGACACGCAGCATCGTGGTGGCCGACCACGTGAAAGACTATGCCCTTCGGCTGGTGACCGCGACCCACCCCGAGTCAGCGGATGCACCGGAGGTGACCCGTCGCTACGTCCGGCACGGCGCAAGCCCGCGCGGCGCCCTGAGCGTGATCCTGATGGCCAAAGCCCGGGCACTGATGGAAGGCCGCCTGAACATCAGCTTCGACGACATCAAGGCCAGCTGCCACAGCACATTGCGGCACCGCATCGTGCCGAGCTTCGAAGCGGAGGCAGAAGGCATCACCCCGGATGCGGTGATTGATGCGATTGTTGAAGCCATCCCGCTGACCCAAGGCGACTAA
- a CDS encoding DUF58 domain-containing protein produces MHAPPVQPPSANTAADSVGYRSVFDDAFLRRLERLPFLVNTPARGPRAGERIHARTGAGLEFSDYRPYHPGDDVRHVDWNVSARLDQLFLKRYASELDTSVHVLLDISTSMAFGTVSKLDYGRQLAAALAVIALSNRDRFALSVFHQTRDHALPYLKGKHHLHTVLRFLSEIDTADAQTTNPGTAVETTTPGRNGGGFVDTFNEVVGNRASPGVLVLISDLLGDSDIAAALRALRSRQLDVIVVQLLTDEELSPALDGVLKLIDSETGEDIRTTVDAALLAQYLAQLHAHLNTVEATCRQAGFRYLRSSTSVALEALILRDLGSPRRRAGAP; encoded by the coding sequence ATGCACGCGCCACCAGTCCAGCCCCCCTCAGCCAACACCGCCGCTGACAGCGTGGGGTACCGCAGCGTGTTCGATGACGCCTTTCTGCGTCGACTCGAACGCCTGCCGTTTCTGGTCAACACGCCGGCCCGCGGCCCGCGTGCCGGCGAACGGATACACGCGCGCACCGGCGCCGGACTGGAATTCAGCGACTACCGCCCGTACCACCCCGGCGACGATGTCAGGCACGTGGACTGGAACGTCTCGGCCCGACTGGATCAGCTGTTTCTGAAACGCTATGCCAGCGAGCTGGACACCAGCGTGCATGTGTTGCTGGACATCAGCACCAGCATGGCGTTCGGCACCGTATCGAAGCTCGACTACGGCCGACAACTGGCTGCCGCATTGGCGGTGATCGCGCTGTCGAACCGAGACCGCTTTGCGCTGTCGGTGTTTCACCAGACACGCGATCACGCCTTGCCGTACCTCAAAGGCAAGCACCACCTGCACACCGTGCTTCGCTTCCTGTCCGAGATCGACACCGCTGATGCACAGACCACCAACCCGGGCACAGCGGTTGAGACCACAACTCCGGGGCGCAACGGCGGCGGCTTTGTTGACACGTTCAACGAGGTGGTGGGCAACCGCGCCAGCCCCGGTGTGTTGGTGCTGATTTCCGATCTGCTCGGCGACAGTGACATCGCAGCCGCGTTGCGGGCACTGCGGTCGCGTCAGCTCGATGTCATCGTCGTTCAGCTGTTGACCGACGAGGAACTGTCGCCTGCCCTCGACGGCGTGTTGAAGTTGATCGACAGCGAAACCGGCGAGGACATACGCACCACGGTCGACGCCGCGCTGCTTGCGCAGTATCTGGCACAACTGCACGCCCACCTGAACACCGTCGAGGCGACCTGCCGGCAGGCCGGCTTCCGCTACCTGCGCAGCTCGACATCCGTCGCGCTCGAAGCGTTGATTCTGCGTGACCTGGGTTCGCCGCGGCGTCGGGCGGGCGCGCCGTGA
- a CDS encoding BatA and WFA domain-containing protein → MIGFAQPWGLLTLVSLPLIILLYRIRPKRQDAVVSSLQFWQQAIRIRDRHRRFHRVLRDLNLLLLLALALCLGLALAQPHWQVSTQASTDAVLIIDTSASMNTRVNALGRTRFDEARAKAADIIDALPTDGRLLIMTSGRAPRALTGFESDRERLQATLRAVEPTHEAGDPDAAFTLARSLLRGRQQAQLHVVTDGAFDAASRFSTAGSDIHLVGNPQDNVAITRFNLRKSLHAEAAYDAFIEVHNFSNDPVTAPFSLSIDSTLQSQQDISLAANSATALLIPVSTTPRGRATAQVQIDDALAVDNTAWMGFAPVFSRRILLLTPGNFYLETALRALPDTRLDVITQPEGATDTAEQQAAELRGYDVVVFDRIPVPELGRGNFLLVDTAPVGSPFAVAQRGDAVGVDGTDNSHVMQDLDLSQVRINAPRLVSADTLPGWQRLFWTSDADLAVRRLQPGQRQIVLGFDLLNSNFPHQTAFPLFIRKSIEWLATPGFSLATGPGGDRSRQVATGEPFTLAFPPHTEEVLIASPNGDAQAVALDAPRYTVADTSKAGLYQYSIAGVRHYIAANLTDAAESNITRRVSAAAATTTPPDAQLTGITQQPLWPYLAWFALALLLAEWGVWCARRGHA, encoded by the coding sequence GTGATCGGTTTCGCTCAGCCCTGGGGCCTGCTGACCCTGGTATCGCTGCCCCTGATCATCCTGTTGTACCGCATCCGGCCCAAGCGACAGGACGCGGTCGTGTCGAGCCTGCAATTCTGGCAGCAGGCCATACGCATTCGCGACCGACACCGCCGATTCCACCGTGTGTTGCGGGACCTGAATCTGTTGCTGCTGCTCGCGCTCGCGTTGTGCCTCGGGCTCGCGTTGGCCCAGCCGCACTGGCAGGTGTCCACACAGGCGTCGACGGACGCGGTGTTGATCATCGACACGAGTGCGAGCATGAACACCCGCGTGAATGCGCTTGGCCGGACACGGTTTGACGAGGCACGCGCCAAGGCCGCTGACATCATCGATGCGCTGCCGACGGACGGCCGCTTGCTGATCATGACCAGCGGCCGGGCCCCGCGGGCACTGACCGGGTTCGAATCGGATCGGGAGCGCTTGCAAGCCACCCTCCGCGCCGTCGAGCCAACGCACGAGGCCGGTGACCCGGACGCGGCTTTCACGTTGGCGCGGTCGCTGCTGCGCGGCAGACAACAGGCGCAGTTGCATGTTGTCACCGACGGCGCGTTCGATGCCGCGTCGCGCTTCTCGACGGCGGGCAGTGACATCCACCTGGTGGGCAACCCGCAAGACAACGTCGCCATCACGCGCTTCAATCTCCGTAAATCGCTCCACGCCGAAGCGGCCTACGACGCCTTCATCGAAGTGCACAATTTCTCGAACGACCCGGTCACGGCCCCATTCAGCCTCAGCATCGACTCGACGCTGCAGTCGCAACAGGACATCTCACTCGCCGCCAACAGTGCAACCGCCCTGCTGATCCCCGTGTCAACCACGCCGCGTGGCCGAGCCACGGCGCAGGTGCAGATCGACGACGCGTTGGCGGTCGACAACACCGCTTGGATGGGCTTCGCACCGGTGTTCTCGAGGCGCATCCTGCTGCTGACACCGGGCAACTTCTACCTTGAAACCGCGTTGCGCGCGCTGCCCGACACACGACTGGATGTGATCACACAGCCAGAGGGGGCAACCGACACCGCTGAGCAACAGGCCGCCGAGCTGCGCGGCTACGATGTGGTTGTCTTCGATCGCATCCCTGTCCCGGAACTTGGCCGTGGCAATTTCCTGCTTGTCGACACTGCGCCCGTCGGGTCGCCCTTTGCTGTGGCACAACGGGGTGACGCCGTTGGGGTTGACGGCACGGACAACAGCCACGTGATGCAGGACCTCGACCTGAGCCAGGTGCGCATCAACGCGCCTCGCCTGGTGTCTGCTGACACACTGCCCGGGTGGCAACGGCTGTTCTGGACGTCCGACGCGGACCTCGCCGTGAGGCGTTTGCAACCCGGGCAACGGCAGATCGTTCTCGGTTTCGATCTGCTGAACTCCAACTTTCCACACCAGACCGCGTTCCCGCTGTTCATCCGCAAAAGCATCGAGTGGCTGGCCACGCCGGGGTTCAGCCTCGCCACCGGGCCGGGCGGTGACCGCAGCCGGCAGGTCGCCACAGGCGAACCGTTCACGCTGGCGTTTCCGCCCCACACCGAAGAGGTCCTGATCGCGTCACCGAACGGGGACGCACAGGCCGTGGCGCTAGACGCACCCCGCTACACGGTCGCAGACACATCGAAAGCCGGGCTGTACCAGTACTCGATCGCCGGCGTCCGGCACTACATCGCCGCCAATCTGACGGACGCGGCGGAATCCAACATCACCCGGCGCGTGTCGGCTGCGGCAGCCACAACGACACCACCCGACGCGCAGTTGACGGGCATCACCCAACAACCGCTGTGGCCGTACCTGGCCTGGTTCGCACTCGCGTTGTTGCTGGCGGAATGGGGCGTGTGGTGCGCACGGCGTGGCCATGCCTGA
- a CDS encoding VWA domain-containing protein, translating into MPEFIYPAWLVALAVLPAIAWAARYRSGTASTRLWIGTALRCLAVATLVVALAGPITHSASNRVTVVFALDQSASIDADAFDRSLEWVRNAVAIKPAQTDVGVVVFGASAAVEQAPAAELTIDGTVQSFVDQDATDIGAAIELALATLPTGGQRRIVVVSDGAETEGDARGSAAAAHALGVELFAVALESQTRSDIVRLDHISSPDWVHANEPFEIQASVHSHSQTRASITVLRDGGVVYQAETQLQAGNNVIDVADRIPNPGLREYEVLVSSDADAQLENNRFSTFIDVRGPPRALHVYTEATEADVLTAALQVQGLNVEAVTASRFPSTQRALYDFDLIILNNVSGYDLSLAKMQALEHYVRDGGGGVITVGGDRAYAAGGYYATPLETLLPVDMDIQVDAAIPVAAVTILLDKSGSMSSQVDGEQKLAIARRAALAAIEVLNPLDQIGVLAFDSTFDWAVQPTLAGERRAIVDSLQAMTVGGGTRLYPALREAHRMARSQQAKVKHLIVLSDGLAESDEDFVALSREIAASDITVSTVAFGAGADQQLMQVIADIGGGRYYYAKDLQHVPRIFTSETLTVTRDLFVEARVTPETRDGHAILSGIEPTAVPALSGYQRTWPKPAAQTLLSAGDDPLLSVWRYGLGRSAAFMSDLSGRWGAAWTEWPQFPQLAAQLARWTMRQQNAGQLSAGFAVQDQTATLSVDALDGDDRFLNGLTLSASISDASGTATTTPLDQVASGRYEATFPVAAGKQYVVSVSAQRDAIPTKVFALAVPYSPEFQNAGLNLPLLEDLARESGGDVMSLSRQPLEAILAPSANSTEAQRIWWPFLGLVLLFLMLEVVVRRVR; encoded by the coding sequence ATGCCTGAATTCATCTACCCGGCCTGGCTCGTTGCGCTGGCTGTGCTGCCCGCCATCGCATGGGCCGCACGGTACCGCAGCGGCACAGCAAGCACGCGGCTGTGGATCGGTACGGCCCTCCGGTGCCTTGCCGTCGCGACCCTCGTCGTGGCGCTGGCCGGCCCGATCACGCACAGCGCCAGCAACCGGGTCACGGTGGTCTTTGCCCTCGATCAGTCCGCCAGCATCGACGCCGATGCGTTCGACCGCAGCCTGGAGTGGGTCAGAAACGCCGTCGCGATCAAACCGGCGCAGACGGACGTGGGCGTGGTGGTCTTCGGAGCCAGTGCCGCCGTGGAACAGGCACCCGCTGCCGAGCTCACCATCGACGGCACGGTGCAGTCCTTTGTCGATCAGGACGCGACTGACATCGGCGCGGCCATTGAACTGGCACTGGCCACCCTGCCCACAGGCGGCCAACGGCGCATCGTTGTCGTCAGTGACGGGGCCGAGACCGAAGGCGATGCGCGTGGCAGCGCGGCCGCTGCCCACGCACTCGGCGTTGAGCTGTTTGCGGTGGCACTGGAATCACAAACGCGGAGTGACATTGTCCGCCTCGACCACATCAGCTCGCCGGACTGGGTACACGCCAACGAGCCGTTTGAGATACAGGCCTCGGTGCACAGCCACTCGCAAACGCGCGCGTCCATCACGGTCTTGCGGGACGGTGGCGTGGTGTACCAGGCCGAGACGCAACTGCAGGCGGGCAACAACGTCATCGACGTCGCAGATCGGATACCGAACCCGGGCTTGCGCGAGTACGAGGTGCTCGTCAGCAGCGACGCCGACGCGCAGCTCGAGAACAACCGCTTCAGCACCTTCATCGACGTGCGTGGCCCGCCGCGCGCGTTGCACGTCTACACGGAGGCCACCGAGGCCGACGTGTTGACGGCAGCCTTGCAGGTGCAAGGCCTCAACGTCGAGGCGGTGACAGCCAGCCGCTTTCCCTCAACCCAGCGCGCGCTGTACGACTTCGACCTGATCATCCTGAACAACGTCTCCGGCTACGACCTGTCACTCGCGAAAATGCAAGCCCTGGAGCACTACGTCCGCGACGGCGGGGGCGGCGTGATCACGGTGGGCGGCGACCGGGCCTACGCCGCCGGCGGATACTACGCCACCCCGCTCGAAACCCTGCTGCCGGTGGACATGGACATCCAGGTGGACGCGGCCATCCCCGTCGCCGCGGTGACCATCTTGCTCGACAAGTCCGGCAGCATGTCGTCGCAAGTCGACGGTGAACAGAAGCTCGCCATAGCGCGGCGCGCCGCGTTGGCCGCCATCGAGGTGCTGAACCCGCTCGACCAGATCGGTGTGCTGGCGTTCGACTCCACCTTCGACTGGGCCGTGCAACCGACACTGGCCGGCGAGCGCCGCGCCATCGTCGACAGCCTGCAGGCGATGACGGTCGGCGGCGGCACGCGGCTGTACCCGGCCTTGCGCGAGGCCCATCGAATGGCGCGGTCGCAACAGGCCAAGGTGAAGCACCTGATCGTGTTGTCGGACGGGCTGGCCGAGTCGGACGAAGACTTCGTCGCCCTCAGCCGCGAGATCGCCGCCAGCGACATCACCGTCTCGACTGTCGCCTTCGGCGCCGGCGCGGATCAGCAGCTGATGCAGGTCATCGCCGATATCGGGGGTGGCCGCTACTACTACGCCAAGGACCTGCAGCACGTCCCGCGGATCTTCACCAGCGAGACGCTCACCGTCACACGGGACCTGTTTGTCGAAGCGCGGGTCACACCGGAAACCCGCGACGGCCACGCCATCCTGTCCGGCATCGAACCGACTGCCGTGCCGGCCTTGTCCGGCTACCAGCGCACCTGGCCGAAGCCCGCGGCGCAGACGCTGCTGAGCGCGGGTGACGACCCCCTGCTCAGCGTCTGGCGCTACGGCCTCGGCCGCTCTGCGGCGTTCATGTCTGACCTCAGCGGCCGCTGGGGTGCGGCGTGGACCGAGTGGCCCCAGTTTCCGCAGTTGGCGGCCCAACTCGCACGCTGGACCATGCGCCAGCAGAACGCGGGGCAGCTCAGCGCCGGGTTTGCCGTGCAGGACCAAACCGCGACCCTCAGCGTCGACGCGCTGGACGGCGACGACCGTTTCTTGAACGGCCTGACGCTCAGCGCCAGCATCAGTGACGCGTCCGGCACCGCAACCACCACCCCGCTCGACCAGGTCGCATCCGGTCGGTACGAAGCGACGTTTCCCGTTGCCGCAGGCAAGCAGTACGTGGTCTCGGTGAGCGCGCAGCGCGATGCCATACCGACCAAGGTCTTTGCGCTGGCCGTGCCCTATTCCCCTGAGTTTCAGAACGCGGGGCTGAACCTGCCGCTGCTCGAAGACCTGGCCCGCGAATCCGGTGGTGACGTCATGTCGCTGTCCCGACAGCCGCTCGAGGCCATCCTGGCCCCGTCGGCCAACAGCACGGAAGCGCAGCGCATCTGGTGGCCGTTTCTCGGGCTGGTGTTGTTGTTTCTGATGCTGGAGGTGGTGGTGCGCAGGGTCCGATAA